The proteins below come from a single Phycisphaeraceae bacterium genomic window:
- a CDS encoding tetratricopeptide repeat protein, producing the protein MTWTQNCRVALGLIAIAGTIGLSGCGQGSYTREGSSLAKEKMNMMKSATEWEMARQAFFAGDLDKALRKVDVSLGMNPNVAKSHVLKGRILLEQGEVGLAVRSFNTALAIQPDFVDAHYYIGIAAERLNRHQDAFDHYARAAALDEYNDQYPMAAAEMLIDMGRLDEARTYLEGCATLEDSPGIRQTLGHIARLRGDMPAAVNYFQSAQLLAPDDQGILEDLTRAQFAVGRFADAEYSLSTLLQKADYAQRRDLQRLRAECLIQLNRTGEARQLYLELTGTGEGVKDLDSWIGLGEVSHKVGDFATLRKAATRVVSLAPERQEGYVLWSLWHRQQGNQEATLRSIDDAISRNTDNPLLFTMRAMTLIELNRGSEARQALTTALKLDPKHAPSLAVLSNLDNRVAGVSTEQ; encoded by the coding sequence ATGACATGGACTCAGAACTGTCGGGTTGCGTTGGGGTTGATCGCGATCGCAGGAACTATCGGACTGAGCGGTTGCGGGCAAGGCTCGTACACACGCGAGGGGTCGAGCCTTGCGAAAGAAAAGATGAACATGATGAAGAGCGCCACCGAGTGGGAGATGGCGCGACAGGCCTTCTTTGCGGGTGATCTGGACAAGGCGCTGCGCAAAGTTGATGTGAGCCTGGGCATGAACCCGAATGTGGCCAAGAGCCATGTCCTCAAGGGGCGCATTCTGCTTGAGCAGGGCGAAGTGGGGCTGGCGGTTCGATCATTCAACACGGCGCTTGCGATTCAGCCTGACTTTGTGGATGCGCACTACTACATCGGAATCGCGGCCGAACGGCTCAACCGGCACCAGGATGCGTTTGATCATTACGCCCGAGCGGCGGCGCTGGATGAATACAACGATCAGTACCCGATGGCTGCGGCCGAGATGCTGATCGACATGGGACGACTTGATGAGGCTCGCACATATCTGGAAGGCTGTGCGACACTCGAAGACAGCCCTGGCATTCGCCAGACGCTTGGGCACATCGCGCGTCTGAGAGGGGACATGCCGGCTGCAGTCAACTACTTTCAGTCGGCGCAGCTGCTGGCTCCGGACGATCAGGGAATTCTGGAGGATCTGACGCGGGCGCAGTTTGCGGTCGGCCGATTTGCGGACGCTGAGTATTCGCTCTCGACATTGCTTCAGAAGGCGGATTATGCGCAGCGTCGCGATCTTCAGCGTCTTCGTGCCGAGTGCCTGATCCAACTGAACAGAACTGGCGAAGCTCGCCAGTTGTATCTGGAACTGACGGGCACAGGCGAAGGGGTGAAGGATCTGGATTCGTGGATCGGGCTTGGTGAAGTGAGCCACAAGGTGGGTGATTTTGCAACGCTTCGCAAGGCTGCGACGCGCGTGGTCTCGCTCGCGCCTGAGCGTCAAGAAGGTTATGTGCTGTGGTCGCTGTGGCACAGGCAGCAGGGCAATCAGGAAGCAACGCTGCGGAGCATCGACGATGCGATCAGCCGGAACACGGACAATCCGCTGCTGTTCACGATGAGGGCAATGACACTGATCGAACTCAATCGAGGTTCGGAAGCGCGGCAGGCCCTGACCACCGCGCTGAAGCTCGACCCGAAGCATGCGCCTTCGCTCGCGGTGCTGAGCAATCTTGACAACCGTGTCGCGGGCGTGAGCACGGAACAGTAA
- a CDS encoding citrate synthase (catalyzes the formation of citrate from acetyl-CoA and oxaloacetate) codes for MSTYVKGLEGIVASQTEMSFIDGQAGVLEYVGIPIGELSTKSTFEETVFLLWNKRLPKADELAAFSRELRSHYALPAGLGERIRTLPKDAEPMHMLRTMVSSLGMYDPDPNDNSVEAARAKSLNILGQAPAIVANFDRYRRGLDPIKPDQSLSFAEHFLYILNGEKPTPTMARAFDICMILHADHGLNNSTFAARVIISTLSDVYSAVTGAIGSLRGPLHGGANEGVMKMLNEIPSLNAVEDYVMGKLERKDKIMGFGHRVYRTKDPRANALQSLAKQLAEDTGNQDLYAKSHKIEEIMAREVGSKGIYPNVDFYSATTYHCIGLQLDLFTPMFALSRLGGWSGHIIEQLADNRLFRPKADYVGPHNAPYVPMNQR; via the coding sequence ATGAGTACATACGTCAAAGGGCTTGAAGGAATCGTTGCCTCACAAACCGAGATGTCGTTCATCGACGGCCAGGCGGGCGTGCTCGAATACGTTGGTATTCCCATCGGCGAACTGAGCACCAAAAGCACCTTCGAGGAGACGGTCTTCCTGCTCTGGAACAAGCGCCTTCCCAAGGCCGATGAACTCGCCGCCTTCAGCAGAGAACTGCGCAGTCACTACGCCTTGCCCGCCGGTCTGGGCGAGCGCATACGCACGCTGCCCAAGGACGCCGAACCAATGCACATGCTGCGGACGATGGTCAGTTCGCTCGGCATGTACGACCCGGATCCCAACGACAATTCCGTCGAAGCAGCCCGCGCCAAGTCGCTCAACATTCTCGGCCAGGCACCCGCGATCGTCGCGAACTTCGATCGCTACCGCCGCGGGCTCGACCCCATCAAGCCGGATCAATCGCTTTCGTTCGCGGAGCACTTTCTCTACATTCTCAATGGCGAAAAGCCCACACCGACCATGGCTCGCGCGTTCGACATCTGCATGATCCTTCATGCCGACCACGGCCTGAACAACTCGACATTTGCCGCTCGCGTCATCATCTCCACCCTTTCGGACGTCTACTCCGCCGTCACCGGCGCGATCGGTTCGCTGCGTGGCCCGCTTCATGGCGGCGCTAACGAAGGCGTGATGAAAATGCTCAACGAAATCCCTTCGCTTAACGCTGTCGAAGATTACGTCATGGGCAAACTGGAGCGCAAGGACAAGATCATGGGCTTCGGCCACCGCGTGTACCGCACCAAGGACCCGCGTGCCAACGCTCTCCAGTCGCTCGCCAAGCAACTCGCCGAGGACACCGGCAATCAGGATCTTTACGCCAAGAGCCACAAGATCGAAGAGATCATGGCCCGCGAAGTCGGTTCAAAAGGTATTTATCCAAACGTCGATTTCTATAGCGCAACCACCTACCACTGCATCGGCCTGCAACTTGATCTCTTCACACCCATGTTTGCGCTCTCACGCCTCGGCGGATGGAGTGGGCACATCATCGAACAGTTGGCTGACAACCGCCTTTTCAGGCCCAAAGCCGACTATGTCGGCCCGCATAACGCACCCTATGTGCCGATGAATCAGCGCTAA
- a CDS encoding rhomboid family intramembrane serine protease — protein sequence MIIPLGTERSLVRKPIVTISIVTLTIGVHLSVFMLSMFDSQLADRIVETFCVQGGFRFRWWGLLTSAFLHAGWLHLAGNMLFLWVFGPSVEDRYGHLGFLAFYLAGAAASGGAHALVEVQPFAIAGGQTILVGVPAIGASGAIAAVTGAFLVMFPNTRVRVLWLIGLSVVFAPAWWLIGLGVAWNLFAVGVGDQQNIAYIAHLAGYGFGFVVAMGLLAARVVPRDSADLLTMIRHAQRRRQFRVAATPEAVVPRPVRAATMPPDETIDAVAEARAEVSRLIASKDFEGAAKAYQAMESQFAHRPEMLSLSRNAHATLAAHLYSSGRYRLAGSAIERFVASYPNDREADHMRILLARLYREKLGRASEATTLLEEIIATTQDAEVRTLASSELPHSHQEHTS from the coding sequence GTGATCATTCCATTGGGAACAGAGCGTTCGCTGGTCCGCAAGCCGATTGTAACGATCTCGATCGTGACCTTGACGATCGGCGTGCATCTGTCGGTTTTTATGCTCTCGATGTTCGATTCTCAGTTGGCGGACAGGATCGTCGAGACTTTCTGCGTGCAGGGGGGATTCCGGTTTCGCTGGTGGGGGCTGTTGACGAGCGCGTTTCTGCATGCGGGATGGCTGCATCTTGCGGGGAACATGCTGTTTCTGTGGGTGTTTGGGCCGAGTGTCGAGGATCGCTACGGGCATCTGGGATTTCTGGCGTTTTATCTGGCGGGGGCGGCAGCTTCTGGCGGGGCGCACGCCCTGGTGGAGGTGCAACCTTTCGCGATTGCCGGCGGGCAGACGATACTTGTCGGCGTACCGGCGATTGGAGCCTCGGGCGCGATTGCAGCTGTAACCGGGGCGTTTCTGGTGATGTTCCCGAATACGCGGGTTCGGGTGCTGTGGCTGATCGGGCTTTCGGTAGTTTTTGCTCCTGCGTGGTGGTTGATCGGGCTGGGAGTTGCGTGGAATTTGTTTGCGGTGGGCGTGGGCGATCAGCAGAACATCGCGTATATCGCGCATCTGGCCGGGTACGGGTTCGGGTTTGTGGTGGCGATGGGGCTGCTCGCGGCGCGTGTGGTGCCGCGCGATTCGGCAGATCTGCTGACCATGATTCGCCACGCGCAGCGGCGGCGACAGTTCCGAGTCGCTGCGACGCCCGAAGCCGTGGTCCCACGTCCTGTACGTGCGGCGACCATGCCTCCCGATGAAACGATTGACGCGGTGGCCGAAGCGCGGGCGGAGGTCTCCCGACTCATCGCCAGCAAGGATTTCGAGGGAGCGGCCAAAGCGTATCAGGCGATGGAGAGTCAGTTCGCGCACAGGCCCGAGATGCTCTCGCTGTCGCGCAATGCGCACGCAACGCTTGCGGCTCATTTGTATTCGTCGGGTCGATACCGCCTCGCGGGTTCGGCGATCGAACGGTTCGTGGCGTCGTATCCGAACGATCGGGAAGCGGATCACATGCGCATCCTGCTTGCGCGGCTGTATCGCGAGAAACTCGGGCGTGCGTCCGAGGCCACGACTCTGCTCGAGGAGATCATCGCGACGACGCAGGACGCGGAGGTGCGCACACTGGCGAGCAGCGAACTCCCCCACTCGCATCAGGAGCATACATCATGA
- a CDS encoding phosphoribosylanthranilate isomerase yields the protein MNHHGFSRTRIKICGLQDEAALEAAVSCGADAVGFMLVPESPRYIAAEEALELMAMLPPMVTAVGVVRNLSVDEFCDLEQTFPAPLMQLHGSESEKVVRSCGPGVIKAFKFDPRTIDAELARWSAIDEVDAILIDGSDGGEGAAFDWEALAGRLDGVQTPVILAGGLNAENVGEAIRIVRPFAVDVSSGVESAPGVKDPDLIAAFCEAVHQAGR from the coding sequence ATGAATCACCACGGTTTCAGCCGCACGCGCATCAAGATCTGTGGTCTGCAGGACGAAGCAGCGCTCGAAGCGGCGGTGTCGTGCGGGGCCGACGCGGTGGGATTCATGCTTGTGCCCGAGAGCCCGCGGTATATCGCGGCGGAGGAGGCGCTGGAACTGATGGCGATGCTGCCGCCGATGGTGACTGCGGTTGGTGTGGTGCGCAATCTGAGCGTCGATGAGTTCTGCGATCTTGAGCAGACATTCCCCGCCCCACTGATGCAGCTGCATGGCAGCGAGAGCGAGAAGGTTGTGCGTTCGTGCGGACCGGGCGTCATCAAGGCTTTCAAGTTCGACCCGCGCACGATCGACGCTGAACTGGCGCGCTGGAGCGCGATTGATGAGGTCGATGCGATTCTTATCGATGGCTCTGACGGCGGCGAGGGAGCGGCGTTTGATTGGGAGGCTCTGGCGGGCAGACTCGATGGTGTTCAGACGCCGGTGATTCTTGCGGGCGGACTGAATGCCGAAAACGTCGGCGAAGCGATTCGGATTGTGCGGCCGTTCGCGGTAGATGTATCGAGCGGTGTCGAGTCGGCTCCAGGTGTGAAGGACCCGGACTTGATCGCGGCGTTCTGCGAGGCGGTGCATCAGGCTGGTCGTTGA
- a CDS encoding S8 family serine peptidase, protein MIDRTLSTLVLSACAGLAVAQATDADFQRHLADPRVATIHNVAAEPYFDQQSPLSVYPQMIAVYLDPAAPAPQRAAGGVAGVLAAANLAGAETQASTVPGWTYVMLPADGASLASAQQAVHALAALPEVGMASLVYLGQGGLPVIPTRDLLIAFDPSTPDMVQNAVLASFGAAAIERDAAGMAGLVRARTDALTGAAMLDIAQALNDHPLTLWAQSDRIFWARRMGGPPNDPMFAQQWALEQANNQDMDALAAWAITIGDPAIRVVVLDSGTQQDHPDISQVTGQSFTGTGTNGGPGNSCDNHGTAVAGCIAATINNGIGIVGIAPGTRVQAGKIFNEINFFGFCLPFLESQDSWTVAGINWAASSGARVTNSSWGGGAASAAITTAFNNTRAAGVLHFAAAGNDGTSTVSFPANLASLNAVAALASTGDRASFSTYGNGLFISAPGAAVLTTDRTGSAGYASGDWTTIDGTSFASPYAAGVAALVLSANPALTPAEVEAILAQTAVDKGTPGYDTDFGWGFINAGAAVAAAAGTSPCLADFNGDGELDFFDVSLYLSAFANLDPIADLNGDGNFDFFDVSAFLSAFSAGCP, encoded by the coding sequence ATGATTGACCGAACACTGAGTACTCTCGTCCTTTCAGCGTGTGCGGGCCTCGCCGTCGCGCAGGCGACCGACGCTGACTTCCAGCGACATCTCGCCGACCCCCGCGTGGCCACGATCCACAACGTCGCTGCCGAGCCGTACTTCGACCAGCAGTCTCCATTGTCGGTCTATCCGCAGATGATCGCCGTGTATCTCGACCCCGCAGCCCCTGCGCCGCAGCGTGCAGCGGGCGGCGTCGCAGGTGTGCTTGCAGCCGCGAATCTCGCCGGGGCCGAAACACAGGCCAGTACGGTGCCGGGGTGGACCTACGTCATGCTGCCGGCCGACGGAGCGAGTCTGGCATCGGCTCAGCAGGCCGTGCATGCACTTGCTGCTCTGCCTGAGGTCGGCATGGCGTCGCTGGTGTATCTCGGTCAGGGCGGCCTGCCTGTGATTCCCACACGCGACCTGCTCATTGCGTTCGATCCGAGCACGCCCGACATGGTGCAGAACGCTGTTCTCGCATCCTTTGGCGCAGCCGCCATCGAGCGCGATGCCGCGGGCATGGCCGGTCTTGTGCGCGCGCGAACCGACGCACTCACTGGCGCAGCGATGCTCGACATCGCACAGGCTCTCAACGATCATCCGCTCACGTTGTGGGCACAATCGGACCGCATCTTCTGGGCCCGTCGCATGGGTGGCCCGCCCAACGACCCGATGTTCGCCCAGCAATGGGCTCTCGAGCAGGCAAACAACCAAGACATGGACGCGCTGGCCGCATGGGCCATCACGATCGGTGATCCAGCCATTCGCGTGGTCGTGCTCGACAGCGGCACCCAGCAGGACCACCCCGACATCAGCCAGGTCACCGGCCAGTCCTTCACGGGCACAGGGACCAACGGCGGTCCGGGCAACTCGTGCGACAACCACGGCACGGCTGTTGCCGGATGCATCGCCGCGACCATCAACAACGGCATCGGCATTGTCGGCATCGCGCCGGGCACGCGCGTGCAGGCGGGCAAGATCTTCAACGAAATCAACTTCTTCGGGTTCTGCCTGCCGTTCCTCGAGTCGCAGGATTCGTGGACCGTGGCGGGCATCAACTGGGCAGCGAGCAGCGGGGCACGCGTGACCAACTCTTCGTGGGGGGGCGGCGCAGCGTCGGCCGCGATCACCACGGCGTTCAACAACACCCGCGCCGCGGGCGTGCTCCACTTCGCCGCCGCGGGCAACGACGGCACAAGCACCGTCAGTTTCCCCGCCAATCTCGCTTCGCTCAACGCTGTTGCCGCCTTGGCCAGCACCGGCGATCGCGCGAGTTTCAGCACCTACGGCAACGGGTTGTTCATCAGCGCGCCCGGGGCCGCCGTCCTCACCACCGACCGCACCGGCAGCGCGGGGTACGCCAGCGGCGACTGGACCACCATCGACGGCACTAGTTTCGCTTCGCCCTATGCAGCCGGGGTCGCGGCACTGGTCTTGTCAGCAAACCCAGCGCTGACGCCCGCGGAGGTCGAGGCGATCCTCGCACAGACCGCCGTCGATAAGGGCACGCCCGGTTACGATACCGACTTCGGCTGGGGCTTTATCAACGCGGGGGCAGCGGTGGCCGCAGCAGCAGGCACGTCTCCATGCCTGGCGGACTTCAACGGCGACGGCGAGCTCGACTTCTTCGACGTATCGCTGTATCTCAGTGCCTTTGCAAACCTCGACCCGATCGCCGATCTCAACGGCGACGGCAACTTCGATTTCTTCGACGTCAGCGCGTTCCTCAGCGCGTTCAGCGCCGGATGTCCATAA
- the polA gene encoding DNA polymerase I, whose product MKTLYIIDGYAQFFRAYHAIRTPMTSPVTKEPTNMTFGFVGMLLKLLRGEGAMGSPPDFVAVALDVSGDRGTFRSQLYPAYKANRDEPPEDLKPQVERCLRLLETVGVPVLGAEGFEADDVIATIATAWSEKHPDVRVRIISKDKDLKQLLGSGAPPTEMYDVHTDQLITAETLRDETGITPSQVIDMLTLMGDTVDNVPGVSGIGPKTAAQLIAEFGSLEAVLAEVVADRPAKEWKIKGKRRENILAAREHLPLSRQLVSLRHDTPVALDLAQASVERINLGALLPVLRELGFNRYQDEVRLMLGQSEGGAVSPMPDSAAPRGASDSKTSAAPRIVGGLFDAIEDATPRAVASGTYTCVTTRAQLDEVAKAMRAAELVAIDTETTGLRPMWAHLCGISCSVEPGRGWYIPVRAPVGEAHLSQAEVIETLRPVLEDESIAKVGHNIKYDLIVLRRAGVRVRGHQPTIDKPRAGDTMVTSSLIDASRSSHGMDALAQALLHRQNISIKDLIGVGKNQRTFDQVPLALATDYAAEDADVTLQLAHVMLPQIKAMGLTDLYRDVEMPLVDVLAELEFNGVLLDPAELERQRARLEARLVELRREIASAAEDAVGRGFDPDSPRQLAAVLFNAPTSAEPGLGLPAGRKTKTGYSTDAEVLEKLAMDPAVESELPQLILEYRQLSKLVSTYLVNLRDEIHPQTRRIHASFHQTGAATGRLSSSDPNLQNIPIRSQLGREIRRAFVAPPDHVLITADYSQIELRLLAHLSRDPGLIAAFEAGEDIHRAVAAQIHNVPLDAVTREQRNGAKMVNFGIVYGITAFGLARRLKISNAEASTIIDDYKRRFSGITTFLEECVQQATRFGYVQTMLGRRRPITDIDSNNPNRRALAERVAINSVVQGSAADLIKLAMIDLHRRIGAATAGEALAGVRMLIQIHDELVFECPHAQAEAARAVIVERMERAMALRVPIVAEAAISRNWFEGK is encoded by the coding sequence TCAAACTGCTGCGCGGCGAAGGCGCGATGGGAAGTCCGCCCGATTTCGTCGCCGTCGCGCTCGATGTCTCCGGCGATCGTGGCACCTTTCGCAGCCAGTTATATCCGGCCTACAAGGCCAACCGCGATGAACCGCCCGAAGATCTCAAGCCGCAGGTCGAGCGGTGTCTTCGGTTGCTCGAAACAGTCGGCGTGCCCGTACTCGGTGCTGAGGGTTTTGAAGCCGACGACGTCATCGCCACCATTGCGACCGCGTGGAGCGAGAAGCACCCCGATGTGCGTGTCCGCATCATCAGCAAGGACAAGGACCTCAAGCAGCTTCTCGGCTCGGGCGCACCGCCGACCGAAATGTACGATGTGCATACCGACCAGCTCATCACGGCCGAGACACTGCGCGATGAAACCGGCATTACGCCATCGCAGGTCATCGACATGCTCACGCTCATGGGCGACACGGTCGACAATGTGCCCGGCGTCAGCGGCATCGGGCCCAAGACCGCGGCGCAACTCATCGCCGAGTTCGGTTCGCTCGAAGCGGTGCTCGCCGAGGTCGTGGCTGACAGGCCCGCAAAGGAATGGAAGATCAAAGGCAAGCGCCGCGAGAACATTCTCGCCGCGCGTGAGCACCTCCCGCTGTCGCGCCAGCTTGTCTCGCTGCGGCACGATACGCCTGTGGCGCTCGATCTTGCACAGGCCAGTGTCGAACGGATCAATCTTGGGGCCTTGCTGCCGGTCCTGCGGGAACTGGGCTTTAACCGCTATCAGGATGAAGTGCGACTCATGCTCGGTCAGAGCGAGGGTGGGGCGGTTTCGCCGATGCCCGATTCCGCTGCGCCAAGGGGAGCGAGCGACAGCAAGACGTCAGCAGCACCGCGCATCGTCGGCGGCCTCTTCGACGCGATCGAGGATGCGACGCCGCGCGCTGTTGCGAGCGGGACATATACCTGCGTCACGACGCGAGCGCAACTCGACGAGGTGGCCAAAGCCATGCGCGCCGCCGAACTGGTCGCCATCGATACCGAAACGACCGGCTTGCGTCCGATGTGGGCCCATCTGTGCGGCATTTCCTGTTCGGTCGAGCCGGGCAGAGGCTGGTACATCCCCGTGCGTGCCCCGGTCGGTGAGGCGCACCTGAGCCAGGCCGAAGTCATCGAAACACTGCGTCCGGTGCTCGAAGATGAATCCATCGCCAAGGTCGGGCACAACATCAAGTACGATCTGATCGTTCTGCGCCGCGCGGGCGTGCGTGTGCGCGGGCATCAACCGACGATCGACAAGCCTCGCGCCGGCGACACGATGGTCACCAGTTCGCTCATCGACGCCTCGCGCTCGAGCCACGGCATGGACGCCCTTGCGCAGGCGTTGCTCCATCGCCAGAACATCTCGATCAAGGATCTGATCGGCGTCGGCAAAAACCAGCGCACGTTCGATCAGGTGCCGCTCGCGCTCGCGACCGACTACGCAGCCGAAGACGCCGATGTCACACTCCAACTCGCGCATGTCATGCTCCCGCAGATCAAGGCCATGGGTCTGACCGATCTCTATCGCGATGTCGAGATGCCACTGGTCGATGTCTTGGCCGAGCTCGAGTTCAACGGCGTGCTTCTCGACCCGGCCGAACTCGAACGACAGCGTGCCCGGCTCGAAGCGCGCCTCGTCGAACTGCGGCGCGAGATCGCTTCAGCAGCCGAGGACGCAGTGGGGCGGGGTTTTGATCCCGATTCACCAAGGCAACTCGCAGCCGTGCTGTTCAACGCGCCGACTTCAGCCGAACCGGGTCTCGGTCTGCCCGCGGGTCGCAAGACCAAGACAGGCTATTCGACCGACGCCGAGGTCCTGGAGAAACTCGCGATGGATCCTGCGGTCGAGAGCGAACTGCCGCAACTGATCCTCGAATACCGGCAACTGAGCAAACTGGTGAGCACCTATCTCGTCAACCTGCGCGATGAGATTCATCCTCAGACCCGGCGCATCCATGCGAGTTTTCACCAGACCGGTGCCGCGACCGGCCGCCTCAGTTCGAGCGATCCGAACCTGCAGAACATTCCGATCCGCTCGCAGCTCGGGCGCGAGATCCGCCGCGCGTTCGTCGCGCCGCCCGATCATGTGCTCATCACGGCCGACTATTCGCAGATCGAGCTGCGTCTGCTCGCGCACCTGTCGCGCGATCCTGGACTCATCGCTGCATTCGAGGCTGGTGAAGACATCCACCGCGCCGTCGCGGCGCAGATTCACAACGTGCCGCTCGACGCCGTCACGCGCGAGCAGCGCAACGGCGCGAAGATGGTCAACTTCGGCATCGTCTACGGCATCACGGCCTTCGGGCTGGCGCGGCGCCTCAAGATTTCCAACGCCGAAGCCTCGACCATCATCGACGACTACAAGCGCCGTTTCTCGGGCATCACGACCTTCCTCGAAGAGTGCGTGCAGCAGGCCACACGCTTCGGCTATGTCCAGACGATGCTCGGGCGGCGCAGGCCGATCACCGACATCGACTCAAACAACCCCAACCGCCGGGCCCTGGCCGAGCGCGTCGCGATCAACAGCGTCGTGCAGGGGTCGGCTGCCGATCTGATCAAACTCGCGATGATCGACCTGCACCGCCGCATCGGCGCGGCGACCGCAGGCGAGGCGCTCGCTGGCGTGCGGATGCTCATCCAGATCCACGACGAACTGGTCTTCGAGTGCCCGCATGCGCAGGCCGAGGCGGCCAGAGCGGTGATCGTCGAGCGCATGGAGCGTGCGATGGCGCTGCGGGTGCCGATCGTGGCCGAGGCCGCCATCAGCCGCAACTGGTTCGAGGGTAAGTGA